One part of the Vigna radiata var. radiata cultivar VC1973A unplaced genomic scaffold, Vradiata_ver6 scaffold_320, whole genome shotgun sequence genome encodes these proteins:
- the LOC106754626 gene encoding E3 ubiquitin-protein ligase BOI, whose protein sequence is MFGGNNGNRLLPVFLDETQFRHQTNASNQLQLFGNLQAGCSVDPVNYFGNEHVSSMIQPNKRSKEMDDMSKQRLQISLNYNVNQKDADRLANIQNPNPVSTGLRLSYDNDEHNSSVTSASGSMTATPSIILSLGDNIRTELDRQQEELDHYIKLQKEHLSKGVRDMKQKHMTALLSSIEKGISAKLKEKDVEIENMNRKNRELAERIKQVAIEAQSWHYRAKYNESVVNALRNNLQQAISQGAEQGKEGFGDSEVDDDASYIDPNNFLNIQGAPINSTHKRYQDAENLTCRACKAKAVSMLLMPCRHLCLCKDCDGFINVCPVCQLIKTASVEVYLS, encoded by the exons ATGTTTGGAGGCAACAATGGAAATCGCTTGCTTCCTGTTTTCTTGGATGAGACTCAATTTCGGCATCAAACTAATGCATCAAATCAGCTACAGTTGTTTGGAAACT TACAAGCCGGATGTAGTGTTGACCCAGTTAATTATTTCGGAAATGAGCATGTCAGCTCCATGATTCAGCCTAATAAACGCAGCAAGGAAATGGATGATATGTCAAAACAAAGACTTCAGATTTCCTTAAATTACAATGTCAATCAAAAGGATGCTGATCGATTAGCAAATATTCAAAATCCCAACCCTGTGTCAACAGGATTGAGACTTTCATATGACAATGATGAGCATAACTCATCTGTTACTTCTGCTAGTGGCAGCATGACTGCCACACCGTCTATCATACTGTCTCTTGGTGATAATATCAGAACTGAGCTTGATAGGCAGCAAGAAGAGTTGGATCATTATATCAAACTTCAG AAGGAACATTTGTCAAAGGGGGTGAGAGACATGAAGCAAAAACACATGACTGCTCTCCTTTCCTCCATTGAGAAAGGTATTAGTGCAAAGCTAAAGGAAAAAGATGTGGAGATAGAAAACATGAACCGGAAAAACAGGGAGCTGGCAGAAAGAATAAAGCAGGTGGCTATTGAAGCACAGAGCTGGCATTACAGAGCAAAGTATAATGAGTCAGTTGTGAATGCATTAAGGAACAACCTACAGCAGGCAATTTCACAAGGTGCTGAACAAGGGAAGGAAGGGTTTGGAGATAGTGAAGTTGATGATGATGCCTCGTATATAGATCCTAATAACTTCCTAAACATACAGGGTGCGCCTATAAACTCTACTCACAAGAGATACCAAGATGCAGAGAATCTGACTTGCAGAGCTTGCAAGGCAAAGGCAGTTTCTATGTTGTTGATGCCTTGTAGGCACCTGTGCTTGTGTAAGGATTGTGATGGATTTATCAATGTTTGTCCCGTTTGCCAATTGATAAAAACTGCAAGTGTTGAGGTGTATCTGTCTTAA
- the LOC106754617 gene encoding DNA (cytosine-5)-methyltransferase DRM2, which yields MVFFMYPPEDSEGSSSSNHHIDWNTDDEIEVFGVPSSDSTNYSEPSEESHEQSVAESSASGSSARHAKMIHHFVCMGFSRETVIEAINENGRDNEEEIMETLLALTAEKSSTEENDEILSILVDMGFTFEEACTAIDRCGPKAEIGDLADFISASQLEDEIDSLQDLPKNKHVASVNTQIERRDYYLHTCKKVKLQDNKGKYRMSWTKLKAASAVDMGMILHPPGPMTGFGVHNEDSKVISRELPNEVTGKPYFYFENVAIAPKGVWNNISRFLYEIEPEFVDSKYFCAAMRKRGYIHNLPIHNRFPLLPIPPLTIREAFPSTGKWWPSWDKRTKLNCLLTGIGPGTVTDRIRKTLEQFDDEPPQNVQENLLLQIKKWNLVWVGKNKLAPLEPDEYEMLLGFPKDHTRGGGVTRTERYRALGNAFQVDTVAYHLSVLKDRFPNGINVLSLFSGIGGAEVALHRLGIMLKNVVSVEIAEVNRNIIRCWWEQTNQKGNLIEVEDVQNVSSNQLRQWITKFGGFDLIIGGSPCNNFSGSNRVSRHGLEGQHSSLFYEYYRILEAVMEMQKNDPQ from the exons ATGGTATTTTTCATGTACCCTCCTGAA GATTCAGAAGGGAGTAGCTCTTCCAATCACCATATTGATTGGAACACTGATGACGAGATTGAGGTGTTTGGAGTACCTTCCTCTGATTCAACCAATTATAGTGAACCAAGTGAAGAGAGCCATGAACAAAGTGTGGCG GAGAGTTCTGCAAGTGGCTCGAGTGCTAGACATGCCAAGATGATTCATCATTTTGTGTGCATGGGATTTTCCAGAGAGACAGTAATCGAAGCTATTAATGAAAATG GAAGAGATAACGAGGAAGAAATTATGGAAACTCTTCTTGCACTTACTGCT GAAAAATCCTCAACAGAAGAGAACGATGAGATATTGTCCATACTTGTCGATATGGGATTCACTTTTGAGGAGGCTTGCACAGCTATAGACAGATGTG GTCCTAAAGCTGAGATCGGTGATCTGGCAGATTTCATCAGTGCTTCTCAGTTagaagatgaaattgattcGCTTCAAGATCTAcctaaaaataaacatgttgcATCTGTTAATACACAAATAGAG CGAAGGGATTATTATCTTCATACATGTAAGAAAGTAAAACTCCAGGACAATAAAGGGAAATACAGAATGAGCTGGACAAAATTGAAGGCAGCATCAGCAGTTGATATGGGAATGATACTTCATCCCCCAGGTCCAATGACAGGATTTGGTGTACACAATGAAGACAGTAAAGTAATTTCAAGAGAGCTCCCAAATGAAGTAACAGGTAAACCATACTTCTATTTTGAAAACGTGGCAATTGCTCCTAAAGGAGTTTGGAATAATATATCACGTTTTCTCTATGAGATTGAGCCAGAATTTGTTGATTCCAAATACTTCTGTGCTGCAATGAGGAAAAGAGGGTATATCCATAATCTTCCCATCCACAACCGCTTCCCTCTGCTTCCTATCCCACCACTAACTATACGAGAGGCCTTTCCTTCGACTGGAAAGTGGTGGCCTTCCTGGGACAAAAGAACAAAGCTCAATTGTCTTCTAACTGGCATAGGTCCTGGCACAGTTACAGATAGAATAAGGAAAACCCTCGAACAATTTGATGATGAGCCTCCACAAAATGTTCAAGAAAATCTACTTCTACAGATTAAAAAGTGGAACTTGGTGTGGGTTGGGAAAAACAAATTGGCACCTCTTGAACCTGATGAATATGAAATGTTGCTGGGATTCCCAAAGGACCACACCAGAGGTGGTGGAGTCACTCGGACAGAGAGATACCGGGCACTTGGCAATGCGTTTCAG GTTGATACAGTTGCCTACCATCTTTCAGTGTTGAAGGATCGTTTTCCAAATGGCATTAATGTGCTGTCTCTCTTTTCTGGCATTGGAGGTGCTGAGGTTGCTCTGCATCGACTTGGAATAATGCTTAAAAATGTGGTATCTGTGGAAATAGCTGAAGTGAACAGAAACATCATTCGCTGTTGGTGGGAGCAGACCAATCAAAAGGGAAACCTAATTGAGGTCGAAGATGTACAGAATGTCTCTTCAAATCAGCTGAGGCAGTGGATAACCAAGTTTGGTGGATTTGACCTCATCATTGGTGGGAGCCCCTGCAACAACTTTTCGGGCAGTAACAGAGTTAGCAGACATGGGCTAGAGGGACAGCACTCCTCACTCTTTTACGAATACTACAGGATTCTTGAGGCAGTAATGGAAATGCAGAAAAATGACCCTCAGTGA